The Leptospira koniambonensis genome window below encodes:
- a CDS encoding methyl-accepting chemotaxis protein, giving the protein MSIRFRISLYLSVVLLSGSIILTVINSVGSYFNLKYQVEDGSRMAGERFAYEVKDFLDSALGSLRGTQFLLESSKPARAEVVAALWKLVEANPYYFGTWVVFEPNGFDGQDAKFKNTPPYHDKTGRFVPYINKSKGAVTVEPVIYYENLDESGAFYTVPKKTLHDFVADPFSYPVGGKDVLMVSLVKPVFRGGSFSGVVGIDLAMENLQELLGPIKPFRGEGYLTLISPNGTYAANGKDPSLVGKKIPDPEWLKQITEGIAKGKSFSLHGGGEGHHFFPFLLGNYDKPWAVEVSIPDSIFWSDMRGVILQTILSSLIIMVVILIILNLIFNKLITTGLLEAIGFSEKIADGDLTSHIEIARNDEIGKLLKSMDLMKVNLSKIILDIKTSSTKLNSTSDQMAESSRNFSDVAQAQASAAEESSAAVEELAASAENVRRSMEKAIENMKEIDTNVVLLREQIGTINNEMQTLSQVASESQERAVTGENAMGATNQAMDEIGESASRINEILSIITEISEKTNLLALNAAIEAARAGEAGKGFAVVAEEISKLASQTSSSVQEIGELVDSTNNAVHNGNTKVKEASDILRKLRTSVDSFGLSAKKVLDSVKTQEKNTQDIHQSANFLMSFSLQIEEAVQEQKRATDEITKTIVSISEGTQEVASGADDLTSYSGEMHQQSEGLLKSVDKFKL; this is encoded by the coding sequence ATGAGGTGAAGGATTTTTTGGATTCTGCTTTGGGTTCTCTTAGAGGCACACAATTTTTATTAGAATCTTCTAAACCAGCCAGAGCAGAAGTAGTCGCCGCACTTTGGAAATTGGTGGAGGCAAACCCATATTATTTCGGGACCTGGGTTGTATTTGAACCAAACGGCTTCGATGGACAGGATGCAAAATTTAAGAATACTCCTCCTTATCATGATAAGACCGGAAGATTTGTACCTTATATTAACAAATCAAAAGGTGCTGTCACTGTTGAACCGGTAATATATTACGAAAATCTGGATGAATCGGGAGCGTTCTATACTGTTCCTAAAAAAACACTTCATGATTTTGTTGCAGATCCTTTTTCTTATCCAGTAGGCGGGAAAGATGTACTGATGGTTTCTTTAGTGAAACCTGTATTTAGAGGAGGAAGTTTTTCTGGAGTAGTAGGGATTGACCTGGCTATGGAAAACCTGCAGGAACTCTTAGGCCCCATTAAACCATTTAGGGGAGAAGGTTATCTTACACTTATTTCTCCGAATGGGACCTATGCTGCAAATGGTAAGGACCCTTCCTTAGTTGGTAAAAAGATCCCAGATCCAGAATGGTTAAAACAAATTACAGAAGGAATTGCAAAAGGAAAATCTTTCTCTTTACATGGAGGTGGAGAAGGTCATCATTTTTTCCCCTTCTTATTAGGAAATTATGATAAACCTTGGGCGGTAGAAGTATCCATTCCTGATTCGATCTTTTGGTCAGATATGAGAGGAGTGATCTTACAAACGATTTTATCTTCTCTCATTATTATGGTTGTCATTCTTATCATTCTAAATTTGATCTTTAATAAACTGATAACGACGGGCTTATTAGAGGCGATTGGTTTCTCTGAAAAGATTGCAGATGGAGATCTGACTTCTCATATAGAGATCGCAAGAAATGACGAGATAGGCAAACTTCTGAAATCAATGGATCTGATGAAGGTGAATTTATCTAAGATCATCTTGGATATCAAAACTTCTTCTACCAAATTAAATAGCACCTCGGATCAAATGGCAGAGTCCAGCCGTAACTTCTCAGATGTTGCCCAGGCCCAAGCTTCAGCGGCAGAAGAATCCTCCGCAGCAGTAGAAGAGTTAGCGGCATCAGCAGAGAATGTACGTAGATCAATGGAAAAAGCGATAGAGAACATGAAGGAGATAGATACAAACGTAGTCTTACTTCGTGAACAGATCGGAACAATCAATAACGAGATGCAAACATTGTCTCAGGTGGCATCCGAATCCCAAGAACGAGCTGTTACTGGTGAAAATGCGATGGGTGCAACTAATCAAGCAATGGATGAGATTGGAGAAAGTGCTAGTCGTATCAATGAGATCTTATCTATCATTACTGAAATTTCCGAAAAAACAAACCTTCTCGCACTAAATGCAGCAATTGAAGCAGCACGTGCAGGAGAAGCGGGTAAAGGATTTGCAGTAGTAGCAGAAGAGATCAGTAAACTTGCATCCCAAACATCTTCTTCTGTGCAAGAGATCGGAGAGCTTGTAGATTCCACAAATAACGCGGTTCATAACGGAAACACTAAGGTTAAAGAGGCGAGTGATATACTTCGTAAACTTAGAACCTCTGTCGATTCATTTGGATTATCAGCGAAGAAGGTTCTCGACTCTGTTAAAACGCAAGAGAAGAACACTCAAGATATTCATCAATCTGCAAATTTCCTCATGAGTTTCAGCTTACAAATAGAAGAAGCGGTCCAGGAACAAAAACGCGCGACTGATGAGATCACTAAAACTATCGTTAGTATTTCAGAAGGGACCCAGGAAGTTGCTTCTGGAGCGGATGATCTAACATCTTATTCAGGCGAGATGCACCAACAATCAGAAGGACTTTTGAAATCGGTAGATAAATTTAAATTATAG